The following nucleotide sequence is from Tolumonas lignilytica.
CAGCTGATCCGGTTATCCTGACAATAGGCATTGTTATTTCCCATCTGGGTACGACCAATTTCATCGCCAGCCAACAAATGAGGAATACCTTGCGATAGCAATAGCGTTGCCAGCATGTTCCGTTTCTGTTGTAACCGGATCCGGCTAATACGTGATTCCCGTGTTGGCCCTTCCACACCATAATTTTTCGACAAATTATGGCCGTGTCCATCGCGGTTTTCTTCTGAATTGGGCTGATTATGGCGTTGCTCATAACTGACCGTATCTTCCAGTGTGAAGCCATCGTGATAACACACGAAATTCACACTCGAATGGATGACACGCAATGATTTCGGGAAGATATCGCGCGACCCAAGCAAGCGAGTGGCAAACTCGGCCATCTTACCCATATCACCACGCCAAAATGAACGGATCGTATCCCGATAACGATCATTTAATTCACGCCACTGCGTCGGGAACTGCCCTAACCGATAACCAAACGGACCAATATCCCAAGGTTCAGAAATCAATTTAACATTGCGTAAAACCGGGTCTTGCATCAGAGCCTTACAAAAACCACCATAAGGATCAAATTCTCCCCCTTCGCGGGCCAACGTCACCGCCAGATCGAAACGGAAACCATCGACATGCATCTCGGTCACCCAATACCGCAGGCTATCCATCACCAGACGCAGCGCATTCGGGTGATCCACATTAAACGTATTGCCACAGCCGGTGACATTACTGTAATGGGTATAATCCGGGCCAAATGCCCCATTATCAAAACAGTAATAACTGCGATTATCTAAACCTTTATAGCTTAAGATCGGCCCGCCATTGCCCCCTTCCGCGGTATGGTTAAACACCACATCAAGAATGACTTCAATGCCGGCACGGTGCAGCTCTCGCACCATAGTTTTGAATTCAGTGATGGCATGTTTCACCGCATAACGCGGTTCCGGCGCCATGAAACAGAGCGAGTTATAGCCCCAGTAATTCTTCAATCCCAGCTGAATTAATCGCGGTTCGCTCATAAAACTGGCGACAGGCATCAGTTGAACTGCCGTGATCCCCAGTTCTTTCAAATAACGAATTACCGTAGGGTGGCACAATCCGAGATAGGTTCCACGTAATTGTTCCGGTAATTCCGGGTGCAATTTTGTGAAACCCTTAACGTGCACTTCATACAAAATCGTCTGTGCATCGTTATGATGTGGTGACACGATGCCCTGCCAATCGAACTCATCATCCCACACGACGGCCTTAGGCATCATGCGCTGGCTATCGCCCTGATATTGTTCTTCATTCCATTCCAAAGCACGAGACAGTTCCTTTGCGTAAGGATCTAGCAGTAGTTTTTGTGGGTCAAAGAGAAGACCATGTTCCGGTTGATGCGGGCCATAAACCCGATAACCATAGAGCGTGCCGGATGTGACACCCTGCACATAACCATACCAGAGATGACCTCGGCGCTCACGAAAACGGATCCGGGCAACCTCTTGTTCTTTTGCATCAAATAGACATAGTTCAACACGCTCCGCCTCTGGAGCCCATAAGACAAAATTGCATCCTTTCACATCTAACATTGCCCCCAAAGGGGCATCTCTGCCAGATAACAATGTGTATTGATCCGTCATCGTCTTAACTCCATTCGGCACCCGCAAAACCGCAACGGGTGCCTCTACGCTGTTTTACTCAGCCATTTTTTTGATAAATACGGTAGCCAATGGCGGCAGGTTCAACACAATGGAGTGACTTTTCCCGTGTGATTCCACGTTTTCAGAATGGAATACCTCAGCACCGACGAAATAGTCTCCACCCCAATATTCACTGTTGTCCGTATTCAGCACAATGTGATAGCGGCCTTCTTCTGGAACTCCAATACGGAAACCATCTCGAGGTACAGGTGTAAAGTTACATGCCGCAATAATAAAGCTATCCTGCTCTTTATTCCGACGCAACATCAGCAATGAGCTGTTTTCCCAATCAGCATGATCCAGCCATTCAAAACCGGTTTGTAAATAATCGGCATCATATAATGCGGGTTCAGAGCGATAGAGTTTATTCAAATCGCGGATCAGGTTTTTCTGACCACGATGCTTGTCAAAACCAAGCAGCCACCAGTCCAACTGCCCATCATGGTCCCATTCACTCGCCTGCGCGATTTCCGTTCCCATGAAATTCAGTTTTTTCCCGGGGTGCGCATACATATATCCCATATAGGTGCGCAGATTCGCCGCCTGCTGCCATTCATCACCCGGCATTTTATAAAGC
It contains:
- the glgX gene encoding glycogen debranching protein GlgX — translated: MTDQYTLLSGRDAPLGAMLDVKGCNFVLWAPEAERVELCLFDAKEQEVARIRFRERRGHLWYGYVQGVTSGTLYGYRVYGPHQPEHGLLFDPQKLLLDPYAKELSRALEWNEEQYQGDSQRMMPKAVVWDDEFDWQGIVSPHHNDAQTILYEVHVKGFTKLHPELPEQLRGTYLGLCHPTVIRYLKELGITAVQLMPVASFMSEPRLIQLGLKNYWGYNSLCFMAPEPRYAVKHAITEFKTMVRELHRAGIEVILDVVFNHTAEGGNGGPILSYKGLDNRSYYCFDNGAFGPDYTHYSNVTGCGNTFNVDHPNALRLVMDSLRYWVTEMHVDGFRFDLAVTLAREGGEFDPYGGFCKALMQDPVLRNVKLISEPWDIGPFGYRLGQFPTQWRELNDRYRDTIRSFWRGDMGKMAEFATRLLGSRDIFPKSLRVIHSSVNFVCYHDGFTLEDTVSYEQRHNQPNSEENRDGHGHNLSKNYGVEGPTRESRISRIRLQQKRNMLATLLLSQGIPHLLAGDEIGRTQMGNNNAYCQDNRISWVNWQLNEEDEGLLTFVKQMIRIRRAASAFTELHLGDDHYFGIRTTPDTVHWYHPDGSELTEGDWNAPSAQALVMEIVAKESREHWLVLFNSSAYDIHFRLPEPADSYSWTLAADTAAHDGKRLLLDDLPQLVAVCSAHAMKLLRACPPQGCDIN